Below is a window of Rubricoccus marinus DNA.
ACGTTGGGGATAGGAGGGGGCGTCCTCTACGCCGTGCTCCGCGACCGCGTCCCCGGGAGCGGCCCCCGCCGGGGGGTCGTCTACGGGGCCGGGTTCTCGCTGGTGGTCGACGAGGGGCTGAGCCCGCTGCTCGGGTTCTCGCCCGGGCCGCTCGCGTTCCCGTGGCAGACGCACGCCGGGGGTTCATCGGGCACCTCGTGTACGGCGGCGTCACAGGGGCGGCCTTGCGGGTCCAGGACCGGGCAGGGTGAGGGGGGCGTCAGGCCGCAGAGTCAGGGCCTGCGGCCGGGCTCTGAACGCCCCGCGCCTCGGTCGTTCCGGTAGCGGCGTCTCCGGTAGCGGCGTCTCCGGTAGCGGCGTCTCCGGTAGCGGCCAGGATGAGGCGGACCGCCGCCTCCGGGCGG
It encodes the following:
- a CDS encoding alpha/beta fold hydrolase: QDRVCFPSQAERATARFPGARLEWLDRCGHFPQWDRPEAAVRLILAATGDAATGDAATGDAATGTTEARGVQSPAAGPDSAA